From one Anopheles cruzii chromosome 3, idAnoCruzAS_RS32_06, whole genome shotgun sequence genomic stretch:
- the LOC128272408 gene encoding uncharacterized protein LOC128272408 has product MPQELRVVRCIQCLKYQVDIVKKVNNWSCKVCNVKQSLAREFYRGAGKECRSIVQELEARNIITDQREQETVRLVLSGAIQLPEPSVSLAAAEESESCVAGPTDELKEKPWGKVKNENSDDMQLHDDSDIHCPNDAFIRERRNVVSRVVTAPKNNNWTIYESAGAESSSWKAIVAQRFDQNAGDEQILESRNGSTNHSLSSQVDISQQHQPLSHFHHKQGLNRPTGSPLSSQECGEMNQIGRNSGTKRKHLNGCTNPLMNFAKRGNNSEARNRIDLGPIVAKEDSLPQTLANQETEALSKWPTFVKPDTQTDESGDEMLVF; this is encoded by the exons ATGCCGCAAGAGTTGCGCGTTGTCCGTTGCATCCAGTGCTTGAAATATCAG GTGGATATTGTCAAAAAAGTCAACAACTGGTCGTGCAAAGTGTGCAACGTGAAGCAATCGTTGGCGAGGGAATTTTACCGTGGTGCCGGCAAGGAGTGTCGCTCCATTGTGCAGGAGTTAGAAGCTCGGAACATTATCACCGACCAACGGGAACAGGAAACGGTTCGGCTCGTATTGAGTGGTGCAATTCAGCTTCCGGAACCATCTGTCTCATTAGCAGCGGCAGAAGAAAGCGAATCATGTGTTGCCGGACCAACCGATGAACTTAAAGAAAAGCCCTGGGGCAAggttaaaaatgaaaacagcGATGATATGCAGCTGCATGATGACTCCGATATACACTGTCCGAATGATGCGTTTATTCGCGAACGAAGGAACGTTGTTTCCAGAGTAGTCACGGCGccgaaaaataacaattgGACCATTTACGAAAGTGCTGGTGCTGAGTCTTCGTCTTGGAAAGCTATCGTCGCGCAAAGATTTGATCAGAACGCAGGCGATGAACAAATATTGGAGAGCAGAAACGGTTCCACAAACCATTCACTATCGTCACAGGTAGATATTTCTCAGCAACATCAACCCCTTTCCCACTTTCATCACAAACAAGGCCTCAACAGACCTACTGGTTCGCCTCTGTCAAGCCAAGAATGCGGAGAAATGAATCAAATTGGAAGAAATAGCGGAACCAAGCGAAAGCATTTAAACGGATGTACGAATCCCCTTATGAACTTCGCCAAGCGGGGCAATAATAGTGAAGCCAGGAACAGGATCGATCTCGGTCCCATTGTTGCAAAAGAAGATTCTTTACCGCAAACACTTGCAAACCAGGAAACTGAAGCGTTATCCAAGTGGCCAACATTCGTTAAGCCTGACACTCAAACAGATGAAAGTGGAGATGAAATGCTAGTTTTCTAG
- the LOC128270174 gene encoding uncharacterized protein LOC128270174 has protein sequence MPLNPASATTTPSIAKLDNSIVNRYLSAADDEFVYFLDLDIRRFIERANPKAVLIFPPFNNYRRFLIHKVCASKAFAQHDVVTFSIGVGTERRTVVCFRHQLLQDVKSTTGKSFEESSTGGSTVAAHPQFTSWRSSTTPPTGTTTSITTSSHASAAASCTSSSGSHSGAATGWRRENRDIVSVGAACAPDRMGTDGLTCVPPTGASNRQPQYTIGAGFGAIGEPLKGTGLYGCATSPPKSSAATSIKFPPSVGIYRPPAARRTIKLAESVIQQLAPPAACENPTDYGHHLASTTSPGQQPPVQCAPSDGGNWCAGADKALREPTTVGTNLPDSREGHLSVQGDEPVSETGPTGKHRSGRGDAGHGVRCESRPPQTLSDDSLGSSASGTSITSASRTNRSHRERRPDRAVYIPRARRSLTTPPVTTSTGVSGSGGAVESKVSSTITSTSSTAATCSVSPTKRSLRTSVDRPRRSEVVTAGLTSAETANPNRDCDAAVTDGGGVANEQDKYRCKVPESLSEKSIQICDTVIEGLSVAPESTGRNQRFLNSELKRSHSLEEHEPYFVAQGGYCDRLQSLAELTNGLQIAPNGTCGSGELRQPSPEEKLHQRPAILDRTSLETVDTMHRNNNRNRNTKNATSIQTPPSPVATSTMIINDSAHAESEKFDRDEKELRRASQEINRSNRRIMKQSFNSDVLQIDEPEPPGPRVTAKKVEKAIPPTINGVGTTPSENGASNDKQCETGGTNGEEEDDWESMYDDNGDCLNPKMIDELTSAVGKVAIEVPQSDYKAYQTKQAVLNDEEFPHVLEVSCFPPEFKTQDLMMLFSQYKESGFDIKWVDDTHALAVFSSSKVAAEVLAAGHAFAQVKPLAEATPESRSKARKCASSLQPYRARPVTCAALARRLVTTALGVRLKTAPEERENERRVLREAKERKLLAAKQRDEVWES, from the exons ATGCCTTTAAA CCCGGCCAGCGCT ACAACGACGCCCTCCATCGCCAAGCTGGATAATTCCATCGTCAACCGGTATCTGAGCGCAGCGGACGACGAGTTCGTGTATTTTTTGGATCTGGACATCCGGCGGTTCATTGAGCGGGCCAACCCGAAGGC TGTCCtgatttttccaccattcaACAATTACCGTCGGTTCCTGATCCACAAGGTGTGCGCCAGCAAAGCCTTCGCCCAGCATGATGTCGTGACTTTTTCCATCGGTGTCGGCACCGAGCGCCGAACGGTCGTCTGCTTTCGACATCAGCTGCTGCAGGACGTTAAATCGACCACCGGTAAAAG CTTCGAAGAATCGAGCACAGGAGGCTCCACCGTTGCAGCCCATCCGCAGTTCACTAGTTGGCGCAGTTCAACGACACCACCAACgggtaccaccaccagcattaCCACCAGCAGTCACGCTTCGGCAGCAGccagctgcaccagcagcagcgggagccACAGCggtgcggccaccggctgGAGGCGGGAAAACCGTGACATAGTGTCGGTGGGCGCAGCCTGTGCTCCGGACAGAATGGGTACGGATGGGCTCACGTGTGTCCCTCCGACCGGTGCTTCAAACCGCCAGCCTCAGTACACGATcggtgccggtttcggtgcgatcggtgAGCCGTTGAAAG GCACGGGCCTATACGGGTGTGCTACTTCACCGCCGAAATCTTCTGCTGCTACGAGCATAAAATTCCCACCGTCGGTTGGCATTTATCGTCCTCCGGCAGCCCGGCGAACGATAAAGCTTGCTGAAAGCGTCATCCAGCAGCTAGCCCCACCGGCTGCCTGTGAAAACCCAACGGATTATGGTCATCATTTAGCATCCACTACGTCACCGGGGCAGCAGCCACCAGTGCAGTGCGCTCCAAGCGACGGTGGTAATTGGTGTGCCGGTGCTGATAAGGCGTTACGCGAACCAACAACTGTCGGCACAAATTTACCGGATTCCAGAGAAGGCCACCTTTCGGTCCAAGGCGACGAACCGGTCAGTGAAACCGGTCCCACTGGCAAACATCGGTCCGGTCGGGGAGACGCCGGTCACGGCGTGAGGTGCGAATCTCGACCACCGCAGACACTTAGTGACGACAGTCTAGGAAGTAGTGCTTCCGGCACCAGCATCACCTCTGCGTCCAG GACCAATCGTTCCCACCGTGAACGACGGCCGGATCGAGCCGTTTACATTCCGCGAGCCCGCCGCAGTCTAACAACACCGCCGGTAACGACATCGACTGGTGTCTCGGGTAGCGGTGGCGCTGTTGAGTCTAAGGTTTCTTCCACAATCACCTCAACATCGTCAACCGCTGCGACGTGTAGTGTATCTCCTACGAAACGATCATTGCGAACATCTGTCGACAGACCGCGACGCTCAGAAGTAGTTACGGCTGGTCTGACCAGTGCGGAAACGGCAAACCCGAATCGAGATTGTGATGCTGCGGTgactgatggtggtggtgtggcaaACGAGCAAGACAAGTATCGGTGCAAAGTGCCAGAATCTCTTTCCGAAAAGTCTATACAAATCTGTGATACTGTGATAGAAGGATTGTCGGTAGCTCCAGAATCGACGGGACGCAACCAAAGGTTTCTGAATTCGGAACTCAAACGGAGTCACAGTTTGGAGGAGCACGAACCGTACTTTGTGGCGCAAGGCGGCTACTGTGACCGTTTGCAAAGTCTTGCCGAACTTACGAACGGTTTGCAAATAGCGCCCAACGGTACCTGCGGCAGTGGCGAGCTTCGGCAACCTTCACCCGAAGAGAAACTACACCAAAGACCTGCTATTTTAGATCGTACATCACTGGAGACGGTTGACACGATGCATCGAAACAATAATCGGAATCgtaacacaaaaaatgctACCTCCATACAAACGCCACCATCGCCCGTAGCTACCAGCACCATGATCATAAACGATTCGGCGCATGCCGAGAGCGAAAAGTTCGATCGTGATGAGAAAGAATTGCGGCGTGCCTCGCAGGAGATCAATCGCAGCAATCGGCGCATCATGAAACAGTCCTTCAACTCGGACGTGCTGCAAATCGACGAACCCGAACCACCGGGCCCCCGTGTGACGGCgaaaaaggtggaaaaagCGATTCCACCAACCATCAACGGAGTTGGCACAACACCATCCGAGAATGGTGCTTCGAATGATAAGCAATGCGAGACCGGTGGTACCAATGGCGAGGAAGAGGACGACTGGGAATCGATGTATGATGATAACGGTGACTGTTTGAACCCAAAAATGATTGACGAGCTCACTTCCGCCGTCGGCAAGGTAGCGATCGAAGTGCCACAGTCGGATTACAAG GCGTATCAAACAAAGCAAGCTGTGTTGAATGACGAAGAGTTTCCGCACGTGCTGGAAGTGTCCTGCTTTCCGCCCGAGTTTAAAACCCAGGATCTGATGATGCTTTTCTCGCAGTACAAAGAGTCCGGTTTTGATATTAAGTGGGTCGACGATACTCATGCGCTGGCCGTGTTCAGTAGTTCAAAAGTTG CTGCTGAAGTACTTGCCGCTGGTCACGCGTTTGCCCAGGTGAAACCGTTGGCCGAGGCGACGCCTGAATCGCGTTCGAAGGCCCGCAAATGTGCCAGCTCGCTGCAACCCTACCGGGCTCGGCCAGTAACTTGTGCGGCCCTCGCGCGTCGGCTAGTAACCACCGCACTGGGCGTCCGACTGAAGACGGCACCGGAAGAACGAGAAAACGAACGACGAGTTCTACGTGAAGCCAAAG AACGAAAGCTGCTTGCCGCCAAACAGCGCGACGAAGTGTGGGAGAGTTAA
- the LOC128272409 gene encoding probable Golgi SNAP receptor complex member 2 → MMEALYLQTNGLIQETQQCFQRLSDTRADAGEIAHDIEMKIMAANGNCDRLDVLLFKVPVAQRQNAKMRVDQLKYDIRHLQAALKMFHEKRQRRATELAERESLLSKRFTANSDTTSIDIDYSLQHHNSMQNAHQGVDEMLWTGSNVLDGLRSQRDTLKGARKRILDIGNTLGLSNQTMKMIERRLVEDKYFLYGGMFVTTAIIVLVIYFLVL, encoded by the exons ATGATGGAAGCACTGTATCTTCAGACCAACGGCCTTATCCAGGAAACGCAACAATGCTTCCAACGTCTCAGCGACACTCGTGCCGATGCCGGAGAAATCGCACACGACATCGAGATGAAGATTATGGCCGCTAATGG CAACTGTGATCGGTTGGATGTGCTGCTATTTAAAGTGCCCGTTGCGCAGCGACAGAACGCTAAGATGCGCGTTGACCAACTCAAGTACGATATCCGGCATCTGCAGGCCGCCTTAAAGATGTTTCACGAGAAACGGCAACGCCGGGCGACGGAGCTCGCAGAGCGGGAAAGTTTGCTGAGCAAACGGTTCACCGCCAACAGCGACACGACATCGATTGACATCGATTATTCCCTGCAGCATCACAATTCCATGCAAAATGCGCACCAAGGGGTCGACGAAATGCTTTGGACGGGTTCGAACGTTCTGGACGGTCTACGGTCGCAGCGCGACACTCTGAAAGGGGCCCGTAAACGGATCCTGGACATCGGAAACACGCTCGGATTGTCGAACCAAACTATGAAGATGATCGAACGAAGATTGGTGGAGGACAAGTACTTCTTGTACGGTGGAATGTTCGTGACGACGGCTATTATTGTTttagtaatttattttttggtaCTTTAG
- the LOC128273408 gene encoding growth hormone-regulated TBC protein 1-A encodes MAVSKFSDVDEYGFKREPDFDYQSYENIMSSYLSVLTTRSMRWQKFVKSEDVTKNQSKLKRFVRKGVPGPMREEVWMKTSGALKLQQLQPTLYQTLLTYEFDQEISDQIKLDLPRTFPDNIHFEQYKLGLYNALIAFAHENRTVGYCQGLNYIAGLLLIVTKNEESTFWLLKVLVENIVPLYHTKTMDNLITDIDVLSELIKQRVPDVHRHIFDLGLPWPVIATKWFICLYAEVVPTETVLRIWDCLFLEGNKILLRVGLTAVVRLRQEILATDDIATLIGLFRSLDKSPVLMDCHEFMKSIFKVPGNLRRSQLATLRRRLYDERMASKHNGS; translated from the exons ATGGCAGTTTCAAAATTTAG CGATGTCGACGAGTATGGGTTCAAGCGGGAACCGGATTTCGACTACCAATCGTACGAAAATATCATGTCAAGCTACTTGTCGGTGCTGACGACGCGCAGTATGAGGTGGCAAAAGTTCGTGAAAAGCGAAGATGTGACGAAAAACCAGAGCAAACTTAAGCGCTTCGTCCGGAAAGGCGTTCCCGGTCCAATGCGGGAGGAAGTGTGGATGAAAACGTCTGGGGCGTTAAAGCTACAGCAACTACAGCCAACCCTCTATCAAACACTGCTGACATACGAGTTCGATCAGGAAATCT CCGATCAAATAAAGCTCGATCTCCCACGGACGTTCCCGGATAACATTCACTTCGAGCAGTACAAACTGGGTCTCTACAACGCGTTGATTGCATTCGCGCATGAGAATCGAACAGTTGGTTACTGTCAAGGTTTAAATTACATAGCAG GACTGCTGCTAATCGTAACGAAGAATGAAGAATCCACGTTTTGGCTGCTCAAGGTGCTAGTCGAGAACATTGTCCCACTGTATCACACGAAAACGATGGACAACCTAATCACGGATATCGATGTGTTGAGCGAACTGATCAAACAACGAGTGCCGGATGTCCACCGGCATATCTTCGACTTAG GGCTGCCCTGGCCCGTGATAGCTACCAAGTGGTTTATCTGCCTGTACGCCGAAGTCGTACCGACCGAAACCGTCCTCCGCATATGGGACTGTCTGTTTCTCGAGGGCAACAAAATTCTGCTTCGTGTCGGACTGACGGCAGTGGTACGGCTCCGGCAAGAGATACTGGCCACGGATGATATCGCCACGTTGATTGGTTTGTTTCGATCGCTGGACAAATCGCCCGTCCTGATGGATTGTCACGAGTTCATGAAAAGCATCTTCAAAGTGCCGGGTAACCTGCGCCGGTCACAGCTGGCAACACTTCGGCGACGGCTGTACGATGAACGGATGGCTAGCAAGCACAATGGTTCCTAG